A genomic region of Caenorhabditis elegans chromosome V contains the following coding sequences:
- the srp-7 gene encoding Serpin domain-containing protein (Confirmed by transcript evidence) — translation MSDPKENMALLLQSETDFGLGLLRQQNISESLAFSPLSIALALSLVHVAAKGETRDQIREALVKGSTDEQLEQHFANISAALLAAERGTEVKLANHVFTRAGFKIKQSYLDDVKKLYNAGASSLDFDNKEATAEAINNFVRENTGDHIKKIIGSDSINSDLVAVLTNALYFKADWQNKFKKDSTFKSEFFSSADSKREIDFLHASSVSRDYAENDQFQVLSLPYKDNTFALTIFLPKTRFGLTESLKTLDSATIQHLLSNVSSTSVNVQIPKWKIETKLGLEEALQSLGIKKAFDNDADLGNMADGLYVSKVTHKALIEVDEEGTKAAAATTVSISLKSAMFVMEEPKDFTADHPFFFVLSKDNHPLFVGLHH, via the exons ATGTCGGATCCAAAAGAAAA tatgGCACTACTTCTCCAATCGGAGACTGATTTCGGTCTGGGACTTCTTCGTCAACAGAATATTTCCGAATCTCTCGCATTTTCTCCACTTTCCATTGCCTTAGCTCTATCTCTGGTTCATGTAGCGGCAAAAGGAGAAACTCGTGATCAGATTCGTGAAGCTCTCGTAAAAGGATCCACCGATGAACAGCTCGAACAGCATTTTGCAAACATCTCCGCTGCACTATTGGCGGCTGAAAGAGGAACCGAAGTAAAACTTGCGAATCATGTCTTCACTAG AGCCGGATTTAAAATCAAGCAATCGTACTTAGATGATGTCAAGAAACTTTACAACGCTGGCGCAAGTTCACTTGATTTTGACAATAAGGAAGCTACGGCCGAAGCGATCAATAATTTTGTTCGTGAAAATACAGGAGATCATATCAAGAAGATTATTGGATCGGACAGTATCAACTcag ATCTCGTCGCTGTTCTCACCAATGCTCTCTACTTCAAGGCTGATTGgcaaaacaaattcaaaaaggatTCTACATTCAAGAGCGAATTCTTCAGTTCAGCTGATTCGAAACgagaaatcgattttctcCATGCCTCCAGTGTCTCGAGAGATTACGCCGAAAATGATCAATTCCAAGTTCTCAGTCTTCCATATAAGGACAACACATTTGCACTCACAATTTTCCTTCCAAAAACCCGTTTCGGATTGACCGAGTCGCTCAAAACTCTGGATTCTGCAACTATTCAACACCTTCTATCAAATGTCTCCAGTACTTCGGTTAAT gTTCAAATTCCAAAGTGGAAGATTGAGACAAAGTTGGGACTCGAAGAAGCTCTTCAATCGCTCGGAATTAAAAAAGCGTTCGATAATGATGCAGATCTTGGAAATATGGCAGATGGCCTCTACGTTTCAAAAGTCACTCACAAAGCTCTCATTGAG GTTGACGAAGAAGGAACCAAAGCCGCTGCAGCTACTACTGTATCAATTTCGCTCAAGTCAGCCATGTTCGTAATGGAAGAGCCAAAAGATTTCACAGCCGACCATCCATTCTTTTTCGTTCTGTCAAAAGATAACCACCCTCTTTTTGTCGGCCTTCATCATTAG
- the srp-7 gene encoding Serpin domain-containing protein (Confirmed by transcript evidence) yields the protein MALLLQSETDFGLGLLRQQNISESLAFSPLSIALALSLVHVAAKGETRDQIREALVKGSTDEQLEQHFANISAALLAAERGTEVKLANHVFTRAGFKIKQSYLDDVKKLYNAGASSLDFDNKEATAEAINNFVRENTGDHIKKIIGSDSINSDLVAVLTNALYFKADWQNKFKKDSTFKSEFFSSADSKREIDFLHASSVSRDYAENDQFQVLSLPYKDNTFALTIFLPKTRFGLTESLKTLDSATIQHLLSNVSSTSVNVQIPKWKIETKLGLEEALQSLGIKKAFDNDADLGNMADGLYVSKVTHKALIEVDEDGTVAVAATRCSIERCRKKMKENIEFHAEHPFFFILHHGTSYIFLGVFTG from the exons atgGCACTACTTCTCCAATCGGAGACTGATTTCGGTCTGGGACTTCTTCGTCAACAGAATATTTCCGAATCTCTCGCATTTTCTCCACTTTCCATTGCCTTAGCTCTATCTCTGGTTCATGTAGCGGCAAAAGGAGAAACTCGTGATCAGATTCGTGAAGCTCTCGTAAAAGGATCCACCGATGAACAGCTCGAACAGCATTTTGCAAACATCTCCGCTGCACTATTGGCGGCTGAAAGAGGAACCGAAGTAAAACTTGCGAATCATGTCTTCACTAG AGCCGGATTTAAAATCAAGCAATCGTACTTAGATGATGTCAAGAAACTTTACAACGCTGGCGCAAGTTCACTTGATTTTGACAATAAGGAAGCTACGGCCGAAGCGATCAATAATTTTGTTCGTGAAAATACAGGAGATCATATCAAGAAGATTATTGGATCGGACAGTATCAACTcag ATCTCGTCGCTGTTCTCACCAATGCTCTCTACTTCAAGGCTGATTGgcaaaacaaattcaaaaaggatTCTACATTCAAGAGCGAATTCTTCAGTTCAGCTGATTCGAAACgagaaatcgattttctcCATGCCTCCAGTGTCTCGAGAGATTACGCCGAAAATGATCAATTCCAAGTTCTCAGTCTTCCATATAAGGACAACACATTTGCACTCACAATTTTCCTTCCAAAAACCCGTTTCGGATTGACCGAGTCGCTCAAAACTCTGGATTCTGCAACTATTCAACACCTTCTATCAAATGTCTCCAGTACTTCGGTTAAT gTTCAAATTCCAAAGTGGAAGATTGAGACAAAGTTGGGACTCGAAGAAGCTCTTCAATCGCTCGGAATTAAAAAAGCGTTCGATAATGATGCAGATCTTGGAAATATGGCAGATGGCCTCTACGTTTCAAAAGTCACTCACAAAGCTCTCATTGAG GTCGATGAAGATGGTACTGTAGCTGTTGCGGCTACAAGATGTTCAATAGAAAGATGCCGGAAAAAGATGaaagaaaacattgaatttcatGCAGAGcacccatttttcttcatattacATCACGGAAcatcatatatatttttgggtGTCTTCACGGGATGA
- the srp-7 gene encoding Serpin domain-containing protein (Confirmed by transcript evidence) produces MALLLQSETDFGLGLLRQQNISESLAFSPLSIALALSLVHVAAKGETRDQIREALVKGSTDEQLEQHFANISAALLAAERGTEVKLANHVFTRAGFKIKQSYLDDVKKLYNAGASSLDFDNKEATAEAINNFVRENTGDHIKKIIGSDSINSDLVAVLTNALYFKADWQNKFKKDSTFKSEFFSSADSKREIDFLHASSVSRDYAENDQFQVLSLPYKDNTFALTIFLPKTRFGLTESLKTLDSATIQHLLSNVSSTSVNVQIPKWKIETKLGLEEALQSLGIKKAFDNDADLGNMADGLYVSKVTHKALIEVDEEGTKAAAATTVSISLKSAMFVMEEPKDFTADHPFFFVLSKDNHPLFVGLHH; encoded by the exons atgGCACTACTTCTCCAATCGGAGACTGATTTCGGTCTGGGACTTCTTCGTCAACAGAATATTTCCGAATCTCTCGCATTTTCTCCACTTTCCATTGCCTTAGCTCTATCTCTGGTTCATGTAGCGGCAAAAGGAGAAACTCGTGATCAGATTCGTGAAGCTCTCGTAAAAGGATCCACCGATGAACAGCTCGAACAGCATTTTGCAAACATCTCCGCTGCACTATTGGCGGCTGAAAGAGGAACCGAAGTAAAACTTGCGAATCATGTCTTCACTAG AGCCGGATTTAAAATCAAGCAATCGTACTTAGATGATGTCAAGAAACTTTACAACGCTGGCGCAAGTTCACTTGATTTTGACAATAAGGAAGCTACGGCCGAAGCGATCAATAATTTTGTTCGTGAAAATACAGGAGATCATATCAAGAAGATTATTGGATCGGACAGTATCAACTcag ATCTCGTCGCTGTTCTCACCAATGCTCTCTACTTCAAGGCTGATTGgcaaaacaaattcaaaaaggatTCTACATTCAAGAGCGAATTCTTCAGTTCAGCTGATTCGAAACgagaaatcgattttctcCATGCCTCCAGTGTCTCGAGAGATTACGCCGAAAATGATCAATTCCAAGTTCTCAGTCTTCCATATAAGGACAACACATTTGCACTCACAATTTTCCTTCCAAAAACCCGTTTCGGATTGACCGAGTCGCTCAAAACTCTGGATTCTGCAACTATTCAACACCTTCTATCAAATGTCTCCAGTACTTCGGTTAAT gTTCAAATTCCAAAGTGGAAGATTGAGACAAAGTTGGGACTCGAAGAAGCTCTTCAATCGCTCGGAATTAAAAAAGCGTTCGATAATGATGCAGATCTTGGAAATATGGCAGATGGCCTCTACGTTTCAAAAGTCACTCACAAAGCTCTCATTGAG GTTGACGAAGAAGGAACCAAAGCCGCTGCAGCTACTACTGTATCAATTTCGCTCAAGTCAGCCATGTTCGTAATGGAAGAGCCAAAAGATTTCACAGCCGACCATCCATTCTTTTTCGTTCTGTCAAAAGATAACCACCCTCTTTTTGTCGGCCTTCATCATTAG
- the srp-7 gene encoding Serpin domain-containing protein (Confirmed by transcript evidence), whose translation MALLLQSETDFGLGLLRQQNISESLAFSPLSIALALSLVHVAAKGETRDQIREALVKGSTDEQLEQHFANISAALLAAERGTEVKLANHVFTRAGFKIKQSYLDDVKKLYNAGASSLDFDNKEATAEAINNFVRENTGDHIKKIIGSDSINSDLVAVLTNALYFKADWQNKFKKDSTFKSEFFSSADSKREIDFLHASSVSRDYAENDQFQVLSLPYKDNTFALTIFLPKTRFGLTESLKTLDSATIQHLLSNVSSTSVNVQIPKWKIETKLGLEEALQSLGIKKAFDNDADLGNMADGLYVSKVTHKALIEVDEEGTTAAAATVVSFVRKSARPSAIKPIVFQADHPFLFMLTQTNHPIFLGIHQ comes from the exons atgGCACTACTTCTCCAATCGGAGACTGATTTCGGTCTGGGACTTCTTCGTCAACAGAATATTTCCGAATCTCTCGCATTTTCTCCACTTTCCATTGCCTTAGCTCTATCTCTGGTTCATGTAGCGGCAAAAGGAGAAACTCGTGATCAGATTCGTGAAGCTCTCGTAAAAGGATCCACCGATGAACAGCTCGAACAGCATTTTGCAAACATCTCCGCTGCACTATTGGCGGCTGAAAGAGGAACCGAAGTAAAACTTGCGAATCATGTCTTCACTAG AGCCGGATTTAAAATCAAGCAATCGTACTTAGATGATGTCAAGAAACTTTACAACGCTGGCGCAAGTTCACTTGATTTTGACAATAAGGAAGCTACGGCCGAAGCGATCAATAATTTTGTTCGTGAAAATACAGGAGATCATATCAAGAAGATTATTGGATCGGACAGTATCAACTcag ATCTCGTCGCTGTTCTCACCAATGCTCTCTACTTCAAGGCTGATTGgcaaaacaaattcaaaaaggatTCTACATTCAAGAGCGAATTCTTCAGTTCAGCTGATTCGAAACgagaaatcgattttctcCATGCCTCCAGTGTCTCGAGAGATTACGCCGAAAATGATCAATTCCAAGTTCTCAGTCTTCCATATAAGGACAACACATTTGCACTCACAATTTTCCTTCCAAAAACCCGTTTCGGATTGACCGAGTCGCTCAAAACTCTGGATTCTGCAACTATTCAACACCTTCTATCAAATGTCTCCAGTACTTCGGTTAAT gTTCAAATTCCAAAGTGGAAGATTGAGACAAAGTTGGGACTCGAAGAAGCTCTTCAATCGCTCGGAATTAAAAAAGCGTTCGATAATGATGCAGATCTTGGAAATATGGCAGATGGCCTCTACGTTTCAAAAGTCACTCACAAAGCTCTCATTGAG GTCGACGAAGAAGGAACAACTGCTGCTGCAGCCACAGTGGTATCATTTGTCAGGAAATCTGCAAGACCGTCAGCTATAAAGCCAATCGTTTTTCAAGCAGATCATCCTTTCCTCTTTATGCTCACCCAAACAAATcacccaatttttctaggaaTTCATCAATAA